Within the Nitrososphaerota archaeon genome, the region CATCGTCAATTATTCTTTTTCCATGCTCATCAAGTATATATTCACCATTTTCGTTCATTTTATATATAGGTTTCCCATCTTTATCATGACCAACTTTATTAGCTATAGCCATGAAAATTTCATAATCTTCATCTTTTTCTCTCTTAAAATCCTTCTTTTCAAGAAATAGTACGCTTGTCTTTGTATGTGTGCCCGGCAGGAAAGTCTCTGGAGGCATGCTGATTATAGCTAATACTCTGCTTATTTGAAAAATATATTGAAAAATATATCTATCGGTTGGATTCCCAAAAACACCATCAGGTAAAACGATAGCCATTCTTCCTCCAGGCTTTAATAATTGGAGGCATCTCTCTAAGAATAAAACTTGTGGTGCCTGTTTAGGCAAAATAGTATCCGTAATCTTCCATTGGTCTTCCTTAATTTTTTCCCATTTATGACCTAATTTATATCTTTTTAATATTTCTTTATCATCAACCGATATTCTTGCTCCAAAGGGGGGATTAGTAAAGACGATATCAAAACTATTTTCTTTTACTTTTTCTTTCATTATTTCGGGCCAAGAGTCTGGATTAAGAGAGTCTGCACAAAATATATTGGAATGCCCATCCCCAATTATTGCCATATATGCTTTAGCAATTTTAACTAAGTCTATTTCTTTATCAATTCCAAATATATTATTAAATACTGAAGATTTAAGCTCAGACTCTTGGACTTTTTTGGATAAATGGTCAATACTTTCGATTAAAAAACCTCCAGAGCCACATGCAGGATCTATAATCCTTTCCATAGGTTTTGGATCTAAGAACTTAACACATAATTTTATAACATTTCTTGGCGTGAAAAATTGTCCTTTCTCTCCTCTTAAGCCGGGCCCCCAAAATGCCTGAAAAGCCTCGCTTATTGCATCCCTATCTGCACCGAAGAATTTATAATCCTGTAATCTTCTTACAACATGAGATATTGATTTATCATCTAGATATAATTTCTCGTCTTTATCAAATACATCAGGATAGCTTTTTTTGACTTTTTTGAATAATAACTTTATTCTTTCAGCTATATCTGGGTCATCTTCATTTGGGTATATTTTAAATTTAGGCTTATTAATGTTATACAGTTCGTCGTAGATCTTGCAAAAAAGAAGGCGTATCATTTCTGCTCCTAATCTTTCTGCTCTAGGTATGTTACTATTTG harbors:
- a CDS encoding N-6 DNA methylase, with translation MVRKGYIVKRAGLQTTLLPHGLPEVFKEIYYWLYTNSNIPRAERLGAEMIRLLFCKIYDELYNINKPKFKIYPNEDDPDIAERIKLLFKKVKKSYPDVFDKDEKLYLDDKSISHVVRRLQDYKFFGADRDAISEAFQAFWGPGLRGEKGQFFTPRNVIKLCVKFLDPKPMERIIDPACGSGGFLIESIDHLSKKVQESELKSSVFNNIFGIDKEIDLVKIAKAYMAIIGDGHSNIFCADSLNPDSWPEIMKEKVKENSFDIVFTNPPFGARISVDDKEILKRYKLGHKWEKIKEDQWKITDTILPKQAPQVLFLERCLQLLKPGGRMAIVLPDGVFGNPTDRYIFQYIFQISRVLAIISMPPETFLPGTHTKTSVLFLEKKDFKREKDEDYEIFMAIANKVGHDKDGKPIYKMNENGEYILDEHGKRIIDDDLPEIVKRFNLFKKDKLTEYSHLGFAIKFSEIREFILIPNYYDPEIKQELNMLERTGKYELISLGELMKRGLISIRRGHEVGSRYYGMGSVPFVRTSDIVNWEIKVDPVKSIPEEIYKKYKKIQDIKENDILLITDGTFLIGRTAIVTPADKKIVIQSHIRRIRCLKPNELHPFLLLFLLNTDIVQKQIKAKTFVQATISTVGSRLKEIILPIPKERYLKEKIINDVSEILRMKLEAKIRISKILNYFNI